Proteins from a single region of Streptomyces spectabilis:
- a CDS encoding TerD family protein: MGFFDGLRPGRAMDFAAGAAATNAIELTKRHPMVSLTKQGAATGNLRVNLSWQMRTSDLIGKKRGGGGLLRHPFKLFQPEEVQAHTQSMVNVDLDLGCLYELADGTKGVVQPLGNFFGSLNSPPYVKGSGDDRFGSGTGETLYVNLDHRESIKRLLVFVYIYDQTPAFDRTHAKITLYPSNGPRIEIDLDERQPQARSCAVVLLENVKDELLVRREVKFVYGFQAELDRLYGWGLQWGRGYKSKVG; encoded by the coding sequence ATGGGCTTCTTCGACGGTCTGCGGCCCGGGCGGGCGATGGACTTCGCGGCGGGCGCGGCCGCGACGAACGCCATCGAGCTGACCAAGCGGCATCCGATGGTCTCGCTCACCAAACAGGGCGCGGCCACGGGGAACCTCCGCGTCAACCTGTCCTGGCAGATGCGGACCTCCGACCTCATCGGCAAGAAGCGCGGCGGCGGCGGACTGCTGCGCCACCCCTTCAAGCTGTTCCAGCCCGAAGAGGTCCAGGCGCACACCCAGAGCATGGTCAATGTGGACCTCGACCTCGGCTGTCTGTACGAGCTGGCGGACGGCACCAAGGGCGTGGTGCAGCCGCTCGGCAACTTCTTCGGGAGCCTGAACTCGCCGCCCTATGTGAAGGGCAGCGGCGACGATCGGTTCGGTTCCGGGACCGGCGAGACGCTGTACGTCAACCTCGACCACCGCGAGTCCATCAAGCGGCTCCTGGTGTTCGTCTACATCTACGACCAGACCCCGGCCTTCGACCGCACGCACGCCAAGATCACGCTCTACCCCAGCAACGGGCCGCGGATCGAGATCGACCTGGACGAGCGCCAGCCGCAGGCCCGCTCCTGCGCGGTGGTCCTCCTGGAGAACGTCAAGGACGAGCTGCTCGTGCGCCGCGAGGTGAAGTTCGTCTACGGCTTCCAGGCCGAGCTCGACCGGCTCTACGGCTGGGGCCTCCAGTGGGGCCGCGGCTACAAGTCCAAGGTCGGCTGA
- a CDS encoding helix-turn-helix domain-containing protein, producing MTKLMTVNDVADFLGVPKSWVYDNWKREAIPFKRVGKSLRCRPNDLNRWLDEQGAR from the coding sequence TTGACCAAGCTGATGACCGTTAACGATGTTGCTGATTTTCTGGGCGTTCCGAAGTCGTGGGTGTACGACAACTGGAAGCGTGAGGCGATTCCTTTCAAGCGGGTAGGGAAATCGCTTCGCTGCCGCCCAAATGACCTCAATCGCTGGCTGGATGAGCAGGGGGCCCGATGA
- a CDS encoding tyrosine-type recombinase/integrase gives MATTFQKCKKDKAEPCTKGRCGHPWTVRYREPGGRSGRQREKTFPSKKQAEAHGNQMEADKLQGVYLDPDRGKITVAAWWDEWLSAQILAPNTLRDYTGFAGNYLIPTLGRKTVAGVTPNDAQRVVKAMEEAGLMASTIGTRVIPMKAMFKAAVDNDRIAKDPCRGLKLPRVSSKAVDLDEIPTLPEVVRIAAEMPAEYRLNVWLISGVGVRPSEAFAASEDCCRGDVYRVYRQTTEKGDGKGNRKGLVPLKHRAAGDYREVPLARWLAGEITRHTARHGVHALLGASGLFFVTKAGELLTHEGFYYHWRQVMKKLGLKYKPHDLRHFFASTMLAAGVSLLEVSRWLGHRSIRVTADTYGHLVPDSWNRGRKAMEDAMRPQMKAIKGGAPNGPEEVAQAA, from the coding sequence GTGGCGACCACGTTTCAGAAGTGCAAGAAGGACAAGGCCGAACCCTGCACCAAGGGCCGATGCGGGCACCCGTGGACCGTCCGCTACCGCGAGCCGGGAGGGCGCTCCGGCCGCCAGCGGGAGAAGACGTTCCCCAGCAAGAAGCAGGCCGAAGCGCACGGCAACCAGATGGAGGCGGACAAGCTCCAGGGCGTCTATCTCGACCCCGACCGAGGCAAGATCACCGTTGCGGCGTGGTGGGACGAGTGGCTGTCGGCTCAGATCCTCGCCCCCAACACCCTGCGGGATTACACAGGGTTCGCGGGCAACTATCTGATACCGACGCTGGGGCGGAAGACAGTCGCCGGGGTGACCCCGAACGATGCTCAGCGCGTCGTCAAGGCCATGGAAGAGGCCGGTCTCATGGCATCCACCATCGGCACTCGTGTGATCCCCATGAAGGCCATGTTCAAGGCCGCCGTGGATAACGACCGCATCGCCAAGGACCCGTGCCGGGGACTCAAGCTGCCCCGTGTCTCCTCCAAGGCTGTGGACCTGGACGAGATCCCCACGCTTCCGGAAGTCGTCCGGATCGCCGCCGAGATGCCAGCGGAGTACCGGCTGAACGTGTGGCTGATCTCCGGGGTGGGCGTGCGCCCCTCCGAGGCATTCGCCGCCTCCGAAGACTGCTGCCGGGGCGACGTGTACCGGGTGTACCGGCAGACCACCGAGAAGGGTGACGGCAAGGGCAACCGCAAGGGTCTCGTGCCGCTCAAGCACCGCGCGGCGGGTGACTACCGGGAAGTGCCGTTGGCCCGGTGGCTGGCCGGGGAGATCACCCGCCACACCGCCCGGCACGGCGTCCACGCGCTCCTGGGGGCCTCCGGGCTGTTCTTCGTCACCAAGGCCGGGGAGCTGCTGACGCACGAGGGCTTCTACTACCACTGGCGTCAGGTCATGAAGAAGCTCGGCCTGAAGTACAAGCCGCACGACCTACGCCACTTCTTCGCCTCCACCATGCTCGCCGCAGGCGTGTCCCTGCTGGAGGTCAGCCGCTGGCTCGGACACAGGTCCATCAGGGTCACAGCCGACACGTACGGCCACCTCGTGCCCGACTCCTGGAACCGGGGCCGCAAGGCCATGGAAGACGCCATGCGGCCACAGATGAAGGCCATCAAGGGCGGAGCGCCCAACGGGCCGGAAGAGGTCGCACAGGCCGCGTAG
- a CDS encoding Lsr2 family DNA-binding protein, whose product MRKTVLVPVLKTVCDAHIARDGSEQEATDTLTLGARAWDLCTEHAATFGRYLVDALGAGLPDADESEPESDSVIVAPEPEPVPVADPSPVAESERDAEDVSEEANEPDPVRSVMLAGEVPGYDWESARDAVRHAGYEVVGRADDSTVLLILGEGGERNGHKLRDASERGIPCMDVRKPGRFKSAVLSGEFVGGDPLPEPAKVDRSGMSDRERNRVIRAWARENGWPNLPVQGRVPMQVRHAYELAHQDAAEGKAVAA is encoded by the coding sequence ATGCGTAAGACCGTTCTCGTGCCCGTCCTCAAGACCGTGTGCGATGCCCACATAGCGCGGGATGGAAGCGAGCAAGAGGCCACGGACACGCTGACCCTGGGAGCCCGTGCGTGGGACCTGTGCACGGAACACGCGGCTACGTTCGGCCGGTACCTGGTAGATGCCCTGGGGGCTGGTCTGCCGGACGCTGACGAGTCGGAGCCTGAGTCTGACTCTGTGATCGTGGCTCCCGAACCTGAGCCCGTGCCCGTGGCTGATCCGTCACCCGTTGCCGAGTCGGAGCGCGATGCGGAGGACGTGAGCGAGGAAGCGAACGAGCCTGACCCTGTGCGATCCGTGATGCTGGCGGGTGAAGTGCCGGGGTACGACTGGGAGTCGGCCCGTGACGCGGTGCGCCACGCTGGCTATGAGGTGGTGGGCCGTGCCGATGACTCCACTGTGTTGCTCATCCTGGGTGAGGGTGGGGAGCGCAACGGCCACAAGCTGCGGGACGCGTCCGAGCGTGGCATCCCGTGCATGGACGTGCGGAAGCCGGGCCGCTTCAAGTCGGCCGTTCTCTCCGGTGAGTTCGTAGGTGGTGACCCGCTCCCTGAGCCTGCCAAAGTCGATCGGTCGGGCATGAGCGATCGGGAGCGTAACCGTGTGATCCGGGCATGGGCCCGCGAGAACGGGTGGCCCAACCTCCCCGTGCAGGGACGTGTCCCGATGCAGGTACGTCACGCCTACGAACTGGCCCACCAGGACGCAGCGGAGGGAAAAGCGGTAGCGGCCTGA
- a CDS encoding TerD family protein, protein MGVTLAKGGNVSLSKAAPDLTQVMVGLGWDARSTTGAPFDLDASALLCQSGRVLGDEWFVFYNNLKSPDESVEHTGDNLTGEGDGDDESLLVDLSKVPAHCDKIVFPVSIHEADNRGQTFGQVSNAFIRVVNQADGQELARYDLSEDASTETAMIFGEVYRYGGEWKFRAVGQGYASGLRGIALDFGVNVS, encoded by the coding sequence ATGGGCGTCACACTCGCCAAGGGAGGGAACGTCTCCCTGTCCAAGGCCGCACCCGACCTCACCCAGGTGATGGTCGGACTCGGCTGGGACGCTCGCTCGACCACCGGAGCCCCCTTCGACCTCGACGCCAGCGCCCTGCTGTGCCAGTCGGGCCGGGTCCTGGGCGACGAGTGGTTCGTCTTCTACAACAATCTGAAGAGCCCGGACGAGTCCGTCGAGCACACCGGTGACAACCTCACGGGCGAGGGCGACGGCGACGACGAGTCGCTCCTCGTGGACCTGTCCAAGGTCCCGGCCCACTGCGACAAGATCGTCTTCCCCGTCTCGATCCACGAGGCGGACAACCGGGGACAGACATTCGGCCAAGTCAGCAACGCGTTCATCCGCGTGGTCAACCAGGCGGACGGCCAGGAGCTCGCCCGCTACGACCTCAGCGAGGACGCCTCCACGGAGACCGCGATGATCTTCGGCGAGGTGTACCGGTACGGCGGCGAATGGAAGTTCCGCGCCGTCGGCCAGGGGTACGCGTCCGGTCTCCGGGGCATCGCTCTAGACTTCGGAGTCAATGTTTCCTAA
- a CDS encoding helix-turn-helix domain-containing protein, which produces MSTDLPPGANLAALRKERGWSQALLAKKASISVSLLSKIEVGDRTLTPAVAAAVGKPMGLSMAEVMGTSSVARRAKQPLEDLRAAIRDYDLPDRGAVEESRLSAAMGAADRYRKKVDVAKLLPMLPQLLRDATTHAHAANTPEAWMVLADVYSTVYWLAARHRWMDMAELAVTRQRWAVEQQPNPLGEAVAARDRAGTYLNFGDVERGLSLVDRAIAKAQGALDSTDRDIAVCILNLRGMTLAGRLKDKKEAKREAERHIRSALATAQGMSRELDVHGLTVGPQNVFTHRLATCVDLGRPHEALALTDDLASALAGMPATRVAPTYINAARAQLDTGDRDGALENLSIAWNVAPQFARIHPMGREVFRVLSSLHRRSNADLLRLSKLSGIKV; this is translated from the coding sequence ATGAGCACTGATCTCCCCCCCGGCGCCAATCTGGCGGCGCTCCGAAAGGAACGCGGCTGGTCACAGGCCCTGCTCGCTAAGAAAGCAAGTATCTCGGTCTCTCTTCTCTCCAAGATCGAAGTCGGGGACCGCACGCTTACGCCTGCGGTAGCGGCTGCGGTCGGCAAACCCATGGGACTGTCCATGGCCGAGGTAATGGGAACGTCATCGGTTGCACGACGTGCGAAGCAGCCACTGGAAGACCTGCGAGCGGCCATCAGGGACTACGACCTGCCCGACCGTGGGGCGGTCGAGGAAAGCAGGTTGAGCGCCGCCATGGGTGCGGCGGACAGGTACCGCAAGAAGGTCGATGTCGCCAAGCTCCTTCCTATGCTTCCCCAGCTATTGAGGGACGCCACGACGCACGCACACGCCGCGAACACTCCCGAAGCCTGGATGGTGCTCGCGGACGTCTACAGCACCGTCTATTGGCTCGCCGCGCGGCATCGCTGGATGGACATGGCAGAGCTGGCCGTGACTCGGCAGCGATGGGCCGTCGAACAGCAACCAAACCCGCTGGGTGAAGCTGTAGCGGCCCGGGACCGTGCAGGCACGTACCTGAACTTCGGAGACGTTGAACGCGGGCTCAGCCTCGTGGACAGGGCCATTGCCAAGGCCCAGGGAGCACTCGACAGCACCGACCGCGACATCGCCGTATGCATCCTCAACCTTCGCGGCATGACCCTGGCAGGCAGGCTCAAGGACAAGAAGGAAGCGAAGCGGGAAGCAGAGCGACACATCAGGTCGGCTCTGGCTACCGCCCAAGGGATGAGCCGCGAACTGGACGTACACGGCCTGACGGTCGGCCCGCAGAACGTGTTCACGCACCGATTGGCCACCTGTGTGGACCTCGGCAGGCCACATGAAGCCCTGGCCCTGACTGATGACCTCGCCTCCGCTCTGGCGGGGATGCCTGCTACCCGAGTGGCGCCGACGTACATCAACGCGGCACGGGCGCAGCTCGACACAGGGGACCGTGACGGCGCCCTGGAGAATCTGTCGATCGCATGGAATGTCGCCCCACAGTTCGCCCGCATCCATCCGATGGGGCGGGAGGTGTTCCGCGTGCTGTCGTCCCTGCACCGCAGGAGCAACGCGGACCTGTTGAGGCTGTCGAAGCTGTCAGGGATCAAGGTCTAG
- a CDS encoding TerD family protein, with amino-acid sequence MTHAMLKGSNVPLEATAVRAVLRWTLSQGSPVVDASALLLGTDGRVRSDEDFVFYNQPRHPSGKVWRLGQKRVTEGTAVHLTDTVQADLAGLDPAVDRVLVVASADDVPFEQVRELRILLYDAAPGATGAAEPLAYFDITPQTGAETALICGELYRRGEGWKFRALGEGYSNGLVGLATDFGISVDESEAVPEPTPDASLPRGPGAAAGPPAAHPARPLPPAQPQPSASYPVAPPAPAVAPQPAYGYPPEPPRHPAPQPAYGYPQPAAAHVTQPPVAPQPAYGYPHPVAPVPVPDPNFRMPPQGPQFLAR; translated from the coding sequence ATGACGCACGCGATGTTGAAGGGGTCGAACGTCCCGCTGGAAGCCACCGCGGTCCGCGCGGTCCTGCGCTGGACGCTGAGCCAGGGCTCCCCCGTCGTCGACGCGTCGGCGCTGCTGCTCGGCACCGACGGCCGGGTGCGCTCCGACGAGGACTTCGTCTTCTACAACCAGCCGCGCCACCCCTCGGGGAAGGTCTGGCGCCTGGGCCAGAAGCGCGTCACCGAGGGCACCGCCGTCCATCTGACCGACACCGTCCAGGCGGACCTCGCGGGCCTCGACCCGGCCGTCGACCGCGTGCTCGTCGTCGCCTCCGCCGACGACGTGCCCTTCGAGCAGGTGCGGGAGCTGCGGATCCTGCTGTACGACGCCGCGCCCGGCGCCACTGGAGCCGCCGAGCCGCTCGCGTACTTCGACATCACTCCGCAGACCGGCGCCGAGACCGCGCTGATCTGCGGTGAGCTCTACCGCCGCGGCGAGGGCTGGAAGTTCCGCGCCCTCGGCGAGGGGTACTCCAACGGCCTGGTGGGCCTCGCCACCGACTTCGGCATCTCCGTGGACGAGTCGGAGGCCGTGCCCGAGCCGACCCCGGACGCCTCGCTGCCGCGCGGGCCCGGCGCCGCCGCGGGACCCCCGGCCGCCCACCCCGCGCGGCCGCTGCCCCCGGCACAGCCGCAGCCGTCCGCCTCCTACCCGGTCGCGCCGCCCGCGCCCGCCGTCGCTCCCCAGCCTGCGTACGGCTACCCGCCCGAGCCGCCGCGCCACCCCGCGCCGCAGCCCGCCTACGGCTATCCGCAGCCCGCGGCCGCGCACGTCACCCAGCCGCCGGTGGCGCCCCAGCCGGCGTACGGCTATCCGCATCCGGTCGCGCCCGTGCCCGTGCCCGACCCGAACTTCCGGATGCCGCCGCAGGGGCCGCAGTTCCTGGCGCGCTGA
- a CDS encoding class I SAM-dependent DNA methyltransferase, with translation MAAQHNIDNERELWDQYANSKSVQGSVNDSPPVFCWTQYQGHGPGPEVLGQPTTALEIGCGTGRAAAFLAEQGVKVTGVDLSPVMVDNVTQRWGSLGARFVCAEVLEHLRENPETYEAIYSIFGAAWFADPARLFPLVAQRLTPGGVFAFSQPPAIPGAYGPQGMYKGGFAGKALFTYRYSYTPRKWESLLLRAGFEKAEVWVLDAPEPDHIGTLIGRAVLS, from the coding sequence TTGGCTGCTCAGCACAACATCGACAACGAACGCGAACTCTGGGACCAGTACGCCAACAGCAAGAGCGTGCAAGGCTCAGTCAACGACTCGCCCCCGGTCTTCTGCTGGACGCAGTACCAGGGGCATGGGCCGGGGCCGGAAGTGCTGGGGCAGCCAACAACCGCTCTTGAGATCGGATGCGGCACCGGACGGGCCGCCGCGTTCCTCGCGGAACAAGGCGTGAAAGTCACAGGTGTTGATCTCTCACCCGTCATGGTGGACAACGTCACCCAGCGGTGGGGCTCGCTCGGTGCTCGGTTCGTCTGCGCGGAGGTGCTGGAGCACCTGCGCGAGAACCCGGAGACGTACGAGGCGATCTATTCGATCTTTGGGGCGGCCTGGTTCGCCGACCCCGCGCGCCTCTTCCCCTTGGTGGCGCAGCGGCTCACTCCCGGCGGAGTCTTCGCGTTCTCGCAGCCCCCCGCCATCCCAGGCGCCTACGGGCCGCAAGGCATGTACAAGGGTGGGTTTGCGGGGAAGGCGCTGTTCACCTACCGCTACAGCTACACCCCACGGAAGTGGGAGAGCCTGCTTCTGCGGGCCGGGTTCGAGAAGGCGGAAGTGTGGGTTCTCGACGCCCCTGAGCCTGACCACATCGGGACCTTGATTGGTCGTGCTGTGCTGAGCTGA
- a CDS encoding helix-turn-helix domain-containing protein, producing the protein MFDRHAFAARRITLDLSVEELADEMVVAPSTIYRWESGETTPSLRMLVQASRHLCAPLLSLMTGDDTEQRRKATAVDALIREDAPAS; encoded by the coding sequence ATGTTCGATCGTCACGCATTCGCTGCCCGTCGCATCACTCTCGACCTGTCCGTTGAGGAACTGGCCGACGAAATGGTTGTGGCTCCCTCCACCATCTACCGGTGGGAGTCCGGAGAGACCACCCCCAGCCTTCGGATGCTCGTGCAGGCATCCCGCCACCTCTGCGCGCCACTGCTCTCGCTGATGACCGGCGACGACACCGAACAGCGCCGTAAGGCCACCGCCGTTGACGCCTTGATCCGCGAGGATGCCCCGGCGTCCTAA
- a CDS encoding DUF3987 domain-containing protein — MNTPVLYGPIGRAVRKISPFLEADALGVYVAALSMWSAAIGGTVKVSSRGSARPVLLWSALVAGTGRGKGSALRAALHVLDKSLGRFLATHTTSGITSGASLVNHLWEQQEATEETEHGRDVRAFVCEEEWSETLRRVKRDASYTGKLRSCFDGAPLRNTTKEEAQVVESPALVMHCHITPTEWVKYIGASDAAGGSYNRILPFLLGSVPMLDDDRVSLPKVDGSELSDAYGWATARPRVITLSEDARPLWRTVRRYARILGETLPEAQAVFIERTAEQTLRVAACLAASECSEIITDEMLSAAFSLVRRSVQDAVRITKGTDAPKVKRQPLSLADKVRARIELHGGRATSSQVLPYVGATAEEVKALPGIVVTVEREGKTGRPKTVLTLRGDDSGHSKAQPASAERDLNGDDSRRSVSRPANSQREQNRATVVRMDAYRSTPRQAPEPAPEPKRPEPLDANPFRALL, encoded by the coding sequence ATGAACACCCCCGTTCTGTACGGTCCCATCGGCCGCGCCGTCCGCAAGATCTCCCCGTTCCTGGAAGCGGACGCCCTGGGGGTGTACGTGGCCGCCCTATCGATGTGGTCGGCCGCCATCGGAGGCACGGTCAAGGTGTCGTCCCGTGGCTCCGCCCGGCCCGTACTCCTGTGGAGTGCGTTGGTCGCCGGAACGGGCAGGGGGAAAGGCTCCGCGCTGCGGGCCGCGCTTCACGTCCTGGACAAGAGCTTGGGTCGCTTCCTGGCGACGCATACGACTTCCGGGATCACGTCCGGGGCCAGTCTGGTCAACCACTTGTGGGAGCAACAGGAGGCCACGGAGGAGACCGAACACGGGCGTGATGTGAGGGCGTTCGTATGTGAGGAGGAGTGGAGCGAAACGCTTCGCAGGGTGAAACGGGATGCGTCCTACACAGGCAAGCTCCGGTCCTGCTTCGATGGGGCGCCGCTTCGCAACACCACCAAGGAAGAGGCTCAGGTAGTCGAGTCCCCGGCCCTGGTGATGCACTGCCACATCACGCCCACGGAATGGGTCAAGTACATCGGTGCGTCTGACGCGGCCGGAGGCTCCTACAACCGCATCCTGCCGTTCCTGCTCGGATCGGTTCCGATGCTCGATGACGACCGCGTGAGCCTGCCGAAGGTGGACGGCTCCGAACTGTCCGACGCTTACGGGTGGGCCACCGCCCGCCCCCGCGTGATCACGCTCTCCGAGGACGCCCGGCCGCTGTGGCGGACCGTCCGCCGGTACGCCCGCATCTTGGGCGAGACTCTGCCGGAAGCTCAGGCCGTTTTCATCGAACGCACCGCAGAGCAGACGCTCAGGGTGGCCGCCTGCCTCGCGGCCTCCGAATGCTCTGAGATCATCACGGACGAAATGCTGTCGGCCGCGTTCTCGCTCGTGCGCCGCTCCGTCCAGGACGCCGTACGGATCACCAAGGGAACCGACGCTCCGAAGGTGAAGCGGCAGCCGCTCAGCCTCGCTGACAAGGTCCGCGCCCGGATCGAACTGCACGGCGGTCGGGCTACCTCTTCCCAGGTGCTCCCGTACGTGGGAGCCACGGCCGAAGAGGTCAAGGCACTCCCCGGAATCGTCGTGACCGTGGAACGGGAAGGGAAGACCGGTCGCCCGAAAACGGTCCTGACGCTCCGCGGTGACGATTCCGGTCACTCAAAGGCTCAGCCGGCCAGCGCGGAGCGTGACCTGAACGGTGACGATTCCCGTCGCTCTGTGTCGCGGCCGGCCAACTCTCAGCGTGAGCAGAACCGCGCCACGGTGGTCCGCATGGACGCCTACCGCTCGACTCCCAGGCAGGCCCCGGAGCCCGCGCCCGAACCGAAGCGCCCGGAACCGCTCGACGCCAACCCCTTCCGAGCACTCCTCTAA
- a CDS encoding DUF475 domain-containing protein: MVLKTFGWSFAVTALGLVAAVLFGGWTAFGIVAILSVLEISLSFDNAVVNAGILKKMNAFWQKIFLTIGILIAVFGMRLVFPVVIVAVSASMGPIEAVKLALNDKDQYQQLVTDAHPSIAAFGGMFLLMIFLDFVFEDRDIKWLGWLERPLAKLGKVDMLSVCIALIVLLVSSMTFAKHAHQHGGTHADKAETVLISGVAGLITYLIVGGLSSYFENKLEEEEEREHEAEEEARAKGKQVSVIQLSGKAAFFMFLYLEVLDASFSFDGVIGAFAVTNDIVLMALGLGIGAMYVRSLTVYLVRQGTLDDYVYLEHGAHYAIGALAVVLLVTIQYEIHELITGSIGVILIGASFWSSVRRNRALAAAEGKGSGSDEKAELSSGV, encoded by the coding sequence GTGGTACTGAAAACCTTCGGCTGGTCGTTCGCAGTCACTGCGCTCGGCCTGGTCGCAGCGGTGCTCTTCGGGGGGTGGACCGCGTTCGGGATCGTGGCGATCCTGTCCGTCCTCGAGATCTCGCTGTCCTTCGACAACGCGGTGGTCAACGCCGGAATCCTGAAGAAGATGAATGCCTTCTGGCAGAAGATCTTCCTCACGATCGGCATCCTCATCGCCGTGTTCGGCATGCGCCTCGTCTTCCCGGTCGTGATCGTCGCGGTCAGCGCGAGTATGGGCCCGATCGAGGCGGTCAAGCTCGCGCTCAACGACAAGGACCAGTACCAGCAGCTGGTCACGGACGCGCATCCGTCCATCGCCGCCTTCGGTGGCATGTTCCTGCTGATGATCTTCCTCGACTTCGTCTTCGAGGACCGCGACATCAAGTGGCTCGGCTGGCTGGAGCGCCCGCTGGCCAAGCTCGGCAAGGTCGACATGCTGTCGGTGTGCATCGCGCTCATCGTGCTGCTCGTCTCCTCGATGACCTTCGCCAAGCACGCGCACCAGCACGGCGGCACCCACGCCGACAAGGCGGAGACCGTCCTGATCTCCGGCGTGGCGGGTCTCATCACCTACCTCATCGTGGGCGGCCTCTCCAGCTACTTCGAGAACAAGCTGGAGGAAGAGGAGGAGCGCGAGCACGAGGCCGAGGAGGAGGCCAGGGCCAAGGGCAAGCAGGTCTCCGTGATCCAGCTCTCCGGCAAGGCCGCGTTCTTCATGTTCCTCTACCTGGAGGTCCTGGACGCGTCGTTCTCCTTCGACGGCGTCATCGGCGCCTTCGCGGTCACCAACGACATCGTCCTGATGGCGCTCGGCCTCGGCATCGGCGCGATGTACGTCCGGTCGCTCACCGTCTACCTGGTCCGCCAGGGCACCCTCGACGACTACGTGTACCTGGAGCACGGCGCGCACTACGCCATCGGCGCCCTCGCCGTGGTGCTGCTCGTCACCATCCAGTACGAGATCCACGAGCTCATCACCGGCTCCATCGGCGTCATCCTCATCGGCGCCTCCTTCTGGTCCTCCGTGCGCCGCAACAGGGCGCTGGCGGCGGCCGAGGGAAAGGGCTCGGGCTCGGACGAGAAGGCTGAGCTCTCCTCGGGCGTCTGA
- a CDS encoding HpcH/HpaI aldolase/citrate lyase family protein, giving the protein MRHFGHIAPEVRERLFHREPYAFTADSPPQLIAAALGATLYSPATRPQLADDILKQAGRGVISMVICLEDSIDDAEVVGAEENLVRHFRDLAARPDAEPPLLFIRVRAPEQILDLTHRLGPAIRLLSGFVLPKFTEERGVPFLESLAAAEAASGRRLFAMPVLESPQLLHLESRAETITGIARTVDKYRDRVLALRLGVTDFCSAYGLRRPPHMTAYDVQIVASVIADVVNHLGRADGTGFIVTGPVWEYFRVQERMFKPQLRQSPFLEVRAEELRQALIEHDLDGLLREIELDRANGLLGKTCIHPSHVMPVHALSVVSHEEYSDARDILRPERDGGGVMRSAYTNKMNEVKPHRAWAERTLRRAEVFGVAREDVGFVELLSAGLPS; this is encoded by the coding sequence ATGCGTCACTTCGGGCACATAGCCCCAGAGGTGCGAGAGCGCCTCTTTCACAGGGAGCCGTATGCCTTCACCGCGGACTCCCCGCCGCAGCTCATCGCCGCCGCCCTCGGCGCGACGCTGTACAGCCCGGCCACGCGGCCGCAGCTGGCCGACGACATCCTCAAGCAGGCAGGGCGTGGCGTGATCTCGATGGTCATCTGTCTGGAGGACTCCATCGACGACGCCGAGGTCGTGGGCGCCGAGGAGAATCTGGTCCGGCACTTCCGGGATCTCGCCGCCCGCCCGGACGCCGAGCCTCCGCTGCTCTTCATCCGTGTCCGCGCCCCGGAGCAGATCCTCGATCTGACCCACAGGCTCGGCCCCGCGATCCGGCTCCTGTCCGGATTCGTACTGCCGAAGTTCACCGAGGAACGGGGCGTTCCGTTCCTGGAGTCGCTCGCCGCCGCCGAGGCGGCGAGCGGGCGGCGCCTGTTCGCGATGCCGGTCCTCGAATCGCCGCAGCTGCTCCATCTGGAGAGCCGCGCGGAGACGATCACCGGGATCGCCCGCACCGTCGACAAGTACCGCGACCGGGTGCTCGCGCTGCGGCTCGGCGTCACCGACTTCTGCTCGGCCTACGGCCTGCGCAGGCCCCCGCACATGACCGCGTACGACGTGCAGATCGTCGCCTCCGTCATCGCCGACGTGGTGAACCACCTCGGCCGCGCCGACGGCACCGGCTTCATCGTGACCGGGCCCGTGTGGGAGTACTTCCGCGTCCAGGAGCGGATGTTCAAGCCGCAGCTCCGCCAGAGCCCGTTCCTGGAGGTCCGCGCCGAGGAACTGCGCCAGGCCCTGATCGAGCACGACCTCGACGGCCTGCTCCGCGAGATCGAGCTGGACCGGGCCAACGGCCTGCTCGGCAAGACCTGCATCCACCCCTCGCACGTCATGCCCGTGCACGCCCTGTCCGTGGTCAGCCACGAGGAGTACAGCGACGCCCGGGACATCCTGCGCCCCGAGCGGGACGGCGGCGGAGTCATGCGCTCCGCGTACACGAACAAGATGAACGAGGTGAAGCCGCACCGCGCCTGGGCCGAGCGGACCCTGCGCCGCGCCGAGGTCTTCGGCGTCGCGCGCGAGGACGTCGGCTTCGTGGAGCTGCTCAGCGCGGGGCTGCCCTCGTGA